Part of the Halorubrum lacusprofundi ATCC 49239 genome, CGTCCAGTCGTCCTAGCTCTGTCAGCAAGTCAGCGATGAAGTGGCGGAAATCAAGGAGTAGCTCGTCAGGTGCATCCGGAAACTGGGTACAGACCCCCCGACAGAATTCGAGGCGTCGCTCGTGATAGGTTGGATCGTCCGCTGCCAGGGCGGCAAGGTCGTTGTCGACCGACCGCAGGAATGGTTCGAGTGAGAGCACATTCGGGAGGTGATCATCAGCCGCCTCGATTGTCGTGATGTCTTCCGGCGTGACGGCGATAATGGTCTCCCAGGCAGTCAGCCATTGCTGGCAAGCCTCGGCGTCGTTGCCCTGCTCACGGAGTTCTCGGCCTTCCTGTACCAGGTCGTAGATCCGTTCCCGATAGGGGAGATCGGATGCCCACCGGCTCCAGAACACTTCAGCCGCCATCCAGATGAAATCCTGATCGTACCCCGACGCGTCGACATCGTGATCGTCTTCCCACTGGTCAGCAAGTGCCATCGCGGAGTCAACCTCGGCCGCACGGTCACGGAACGACGCTTCGGTCGTGTCGATACCGTGCTCGGCAAGCTTGTCCCGAATTTCCTCCGTCGACAGGGCCTGCACGTCATGTAACTCCCACCGCTCATCCGACTGGCGGTCGGTCGCCGGGGTCATGCCTACCGTTTCCTCTGTGTCTTGCTGCGCACGAGTGGCATCGTCGCTTTCTTCGAGGTCGTGATCGTCGATGTACTGCTCAACCCGCTTGGTGTCGATCCGACCGAGTTCGTC contains:
- a CDS encoding tetratricopeptide repeat protein, with the protein product MPDCPYCERSFADESEIRKHLYEDHESDELGRIDTKRVEQYIDDHDLEESDDATRAQQDTEETVGMTPATDRQSDERWELHDVQALSTEEIRDKLAEHGIDTTEASFRDRAAEVDSAMALADQWEDDHDVDASGYDQDFIWMAAEVFWSRWASDLPYRERIYDLVQEGRELREQGNDAEACQQWLTAWETIIAVTPEDITTIEAADDHLPNVLSLEPFLRSVDNDLAALAADDPTYHERRLEFCRGVCTQFPDAPDELLLDFRHFIADLLTELGRLDESRNEFETLIRDYPEDSWAYKKLADSYWREGADEPTAEDLERAVKLYEQALNAEGSLEQPSTVSERIDELERRLANMDTSEMQEE